Below is a genomic region from Helianthus annuus cultivar XRQ/B chromosome 2, HanXRQr2.0-SUNRISE, whole genome shotgun sequence.
ATTAAACATTaagatgcatatatatatatatatgattcataagttatttaattatatatatcGATAATACATATTATAATATCACACACTAAGTTCCTAAAAAAAACTAATCTTAACCCCACTCGAAAATTCAGCTGAATTGATCCACTTTTCACATGTAAATATTGCATATTGTAGTATACTTTACTACATAAAAAGGAATCAACATACAATGCCAAATGTGGAGGCATTGTGGCTATGATCCACAGCACAAATCGGCTGACAACATTGGACCAAAGTCCAACCATTTCCAAGCCAAGATTTGGTTGTTTTTATATATACTTTACCTATTTTATACCCCATTTCCAAGCCAAGATTTGGTTGTTTTTATATATACTTTACCTATTTTATACCCCACTAATGTATTAATCAATGAAACAACATTTAAGTAAAATATTAGGACCAACAAttgacaaaaaaaataaataaataaataagctaGTCAAACATAACGGCCAGAATTGTAATTCAGCTTTGATTGGCCTTTTCTTTATTCAACCACCAACTAACTTCATTAATTAAACTAGCCCTAATCCCCTTTCATTTTTGCAGCCGACACCATCTTGTTCCTTCCCAATTCCTTTTTGTCTTCAACTGATGAACGTGTAATACACACACAAACTCCTGTACATTCATCTTCTCCAAACAAACCTCATATCAACCTGCATCTCGATTCCCCCCTTCCATGTCTGTTCTGCCACCGGTGAGACCAGAGGCGCCGTCAGACGACCTCCGGCCGACAATCCTCATTTTCTTCTCCGGCGTCGGCTCAGTCGACGACACACGACACACCCCACACCCCCcaaacatctgatgttatcggtGACGACAAGAGCAGAAGAGAAAGagacggagagagagagagagagatcgggaagagagagagagagagagagagatcgggaagagagagagagagagagaaggatgACGGCGGCGCCGCCGCCGTCAGCGTTGGAAGTAGACACCGGCGACCAGGTGGTGGTTGTTTTCTTTGATTTGTTCCGACAAGTTCCGGTAACCACCTTCTCACTTTCCGTCAGTTCTGGCCCAATTCGTGTTTCTGATTCAGGTTTATCTCGATCAAATTTCTTTGTTTGATCTAGTTATGGCTCGGGTTCGGATGTCGTTCAGCGGGTCAGTTTCGGGTCGGTCAACAACTGGTTTGGTTCAGTCGCGGCTCACGTTCAGTTCGGGTCGGTTCGGTCCGGTCAAACATGGTGAACAACAGTTCCGGTTCGGTTAATAGAAGCCGACTGGTCAACGGCTCGAGTCAACGATCGCACTTGTTCGGTTCAGATTCGACATTCGGTAAAATTAACGACCCGATTGTTTCTATAGCAtcttgttatatatttttataactaaTTAAGCTCGAATTGTTACACTTATCATTTAAAGATATTTGAATTTTTGACgtgaattttatatatattatggtTATTTGTTGAGCTTTGACAAatataacgacaacttgtgttgttgGGGTCGTCCAAaaacaggggaaactctgcccgtttttcgtaaaatcCCGTGAAACGAAACACGTTTATTTTAAAAGGTGAAGCCTATCGGGTTCaattaaatttttataacaataattataaatgtatatgtatttatttagttatttatttatttttacaataCTTTTATAACCTTTCCGATAGACATAATTTAGAATTATTGTataaactatataaaatatatatatatatatacttatccAGCGACAAGTTATACTTTAGATTTCACTTCCTATCCTCCGTCATAATTCCTTTTACTCATGCACCATTGTTTACCCTTATAGGGTGACCTTAGTGTTCCGTCTTCCTAAACTCGCacactcgtcaacacttggataatcggaagacttagcaattatgtgagtatactcgcaaccccctttttatgtttaccacttttggggtgtaacatgttaatttataaaatcacacttaaacttattctttatgcaatgcacgaaaacaatccttatacatgaatactatgttatgatacttgatgcttacgtggaccatacttatgtgatatatTTTAGTCATTAGTTTTcacgagcctccatttgacatgtatagcgctataggagtaacacaccgccccccttaaacttgggtcatgttgaattaattaaactttcttgcgtaaacagaggttggctagaaatattgcatgccactcTAGGTTGATCTCAtatagactaagttgccatgtggattcgttttaaacttttatacttatacttatacctatgcttaaacttgtatgctcgcctttgcttttgcattgaattgtattttaaacatgttacaggttgatgatgacgatgctatgaaaagaagtagcgttgatgcctagatacacatatagacgtttaggtttaatatgttgtatcaattttgattatgttgttacgTATTTCCTTTGAACATGTTGTCATTTGAATTTCCTTgtatgttttgacaatttatctATGAAATGAAACCGGTTGAATTAAATATCGTCACTagtagtgttatgaagtctctagcaatcttcacagtTCGTCTCATCCCAATGTTttcgccattggttggggtgtgacacctctCGTACCATGAAGTGGCACTTCTCCCAGTTTAGGACAAGATTCGTCTCCTCGCACCTCTTCAACATTTTCTTCAAATTTTCCAAACAATGATCGAAGGAATCTCCAAATACCGAAAAGttatccatgaaaacctccatagaATCCTCGATCATATCATgaaaaattgcaaccatgcatctctggaaggtcgcCGGTGCATTGCGtaacccaaaaggcatccgccggtaggcgaatgtgccaaAAGGGcaagtaaaggtagtcttctcctgatcctcaagAGCGATGGGAATTTGGAAGTACCCAGAAAACCCGTCCAAGAAAGAATAATAcgacttccccgacagacgttccaacatctggtcgatgaatggaagcgggaagtggtccttgcgagtagcatcattgagtttgcggtagtcaatgcaaactcgccacccattgacggtacgggtaggaatcaACTCATTCCTATCATTTGGGACTACAGTAATACCACCTTTCTTCTGTACTACCTGCActggactcacccacacagagtcagaTATAGGATAGATCAATCTGGCATCCAACAAGTTAATCACTTCCTTCTTTACCACATCTTGCATGTTTGGATTCAACCGCCTCTGAGGCTGTGCACAGGgcttgtactcgtcttccatcagaatcttgtgagtacaaaaagaaggatttaTGCCTTTGATATCCATAATCTTCCATGCTAGTGCGTTCTTATGAAGTTGTAAAACACTACGCAGCTTGCTCTTTTCCTCTTCCGTCAAAGATGATGAGATAATAACCGGCAAACGACGCTCCTCGTCTAGAAATGCGTACTCCAAATGGGGCGGAAGCTCCTTAAGCTCCAAAGACGAtggatcttcaaccgaaggcttCGACTTTTCTGCATCCTCACGATCAATTTCTGTAAACCgatccggactctgggaaccatcatcaccaatctgatagactggctgctcgaaatcgtggccctcctgcgtaatgccatcTAGGTCCCCACACAACAGatgtgtgtccgaatcaatctcctCAATCGTGCCCTGGAAATGTGTGCTCACATACGTGTCAACAATGTCAACATAGTAGAGCGCATCATCCTGACTCTGCAGGTGCTGCATCGACCACTTTATGTCAAAGGTCACAtgctcatcattcactcggagTGTAATCTGCCATGTAGCTACATCTACAATGGTCCGAGCAGTATTCAAGAATGGACGTCCGAGAATCAAAGGCACCCTAGAGTCCTCATCCATATCCAGGATAACAAAATCCACTAGAAACACAAACTTGTCGATCTtaacaagcatattttcaacaaaTCCACATGGATACTTGATAGAACGGTCTGCAAGTCGAATACTCATATGTGTAGGCGACGGCTCACCTAGATCCAACTTTGTAA
It encodes:
- the LOC118485441 gene encoding uncharacterized protein LOC118485441, whose product is MPKYAKFLKDILSNKQKLKDMSCVVMNERCSAILQNRLPTKMGDPGSFTLPCLIGNMSVSHALADLGASINLMPYKVFTKLDLGEPSPTHMSIRLADRSIKYPCGFVENMLVKIDKFVFLVDFVILDMDEDSRVPLILGRPFLNTARTIVDVATWQITLRVNDEHVTFDIKWSMQHLQSQDDALYYVDIVDTYSPDRFTEIDREDAEKSKPSVEDPSSLELKELPPHLEYAFLDEERRLPVIISSSLTEEEKSKLRSVLQLHKNALAWKIMDIKGSTEERWYYCSPK